Proteins encoded by one window of Panicum virgatum strain AP13 chromosome 7N, P.virgatum_v5, whole genome shotgun sequence:
- the LOC120681176 gene encoding receptor like protein 22-like: MCSKFNLSRNKFSSIDLPLANASVYYLDLSFNKIQGPIPIPVSPQFLNYSNNLFSSIPQYLMERVSSPFFLNLGNNTLHGGIPPMLCNASNLQFLDISYNYFGGHVPSCLVDGHLTILKMRQNRLEGSLPDDIKGSCVSQTIDFNGNRIEGELPRSLSNCSNLEVFDVGNNNFSGPFPTWIMKLPKLKVLVLRSNRFSGAVGKIPVEGDQNRTDDFLSLQIIDLASNNFSGTLDPRWFEKLRVMIATSMNKNSAPLALENNLSGKLYRDTVVVTYKGTPTTVSKILVAFAVIDFSGNAFAGAIPASIGRLASLRGLNLSGNALAGTIPPELSGLRQLESLDLSSNRLEGRIPEALVSLTSLAWLNLSCNRLEGSSVPQGGQFLTFTNASFQGNAGLCGKPLSRQCHGGGGSDTGAPASEHGRSSEDTVVMFCFCLAGSGHGLGFAVAVLFQLACSLQRQKMEESESYTNFQDQEFEFEEHPPAQGKCP, encoded by the exons ATGTGTTCTAAGTTCAATCTTTCTCGCAACAAGTTTAGCAGCATAGACCTGCCACTTGCTAATGCCAGCGTATACTATCTTGATCTCAGTTTCAACAAGATTCAAGGGCCCATACCCATCCCAGTGTCTCCACAGTTCTTGAATTACTCAAACAACCTCTTCTCATCCATCCCACAGTACTTGATGGAACGAGTAAGCAGTCCTTTCTTTCTGAACCTTGGCAACAACACACTGCATGGAGGCATCCCACCTATGCTCTGCAATGCAAGCAATCTCCAGTTCCTTGACATCTCTTACAACTATTTCGGTGGCCATGTTCCATCTTGTCTAGTAGATGGACACCTGACCATCCTGAAGATGAGACAGAACCGACTTGAGGGCAGTCTCCCTGATGATATCAAAGGAAGCTGTGTTTCCCAGACGATAGATTTCAACGGGAATCGGATAGAGGGGGAGCTGCCAAGATCCCTCTCGAACTGCAGTAACTTGGAGGTTTTCGATGTCGGAAACAACAATTTCAGTGGCCCTTTCCCTACCTGGATCATGAAGTTGCCCAAGCTTAAAGTTCTAGTGCTGAGATCCAACAGATTCTCCGGCGCAGTGGGTAAAATTCCTGTCGAGGGTGATCAAAACAGGACTGATGATTTCTTAAGCTTGCAGATTATTGATCTGGCCTCAAACAACTTCTCCGGCACCTTGGATCCACGGTGGTTCGAGAAGCTCAGAGTGATGATAGCCACCAGCATGAACAAGAACAGCGCGCCGCTAGCCTTGGAGAACAACCTTTCAGGGAAACTGTACCGAGACACGGTGGTGGTCACGTACAAAGGGACACCCACAACGGTGAGCAAGATCCTGGTGGCCTTCGCCGTGATCGACTTCTCCGGCAACGCGTTCGCCGGTGCCATCCCCGCGTCGATCGGGAGGCTGGCGTCGCTGCGCGGGCTCAACCTGTCGGGCAACGCCCTCGCCGGAACGATCCCTCCCGAGCTCAGCGGCCTGAGGCAGCTCGAGTCGCTGGACCTCTCGTCCAACCGGCTCGAGGGGCGGATCCCGGAGGCGTTGGTCTCTCTAACCTCTCTCGCCTGGCTGAACCTCTCGTGCAACCGGCTGGAGGGGAGC AGCGTCCCGCAGGGAGGGCAGTTCCTGACGTTCACCAACGCTTCGTTCCAGGGGAACGCGGGGCTCTGCGGCAAGCCGCTGTCTCGGCAGTGCCACGGTGGTGGTGGCTCGGACACGGGAGCCCCTGCGTCGGAGCACGGGAGGAGTTCGGAGGATACCGTCGTGATGTTCTGCTTCTGCCTCGCCGGGTCAGGGCACGGCCTGGGCTTTGCGGTGGCCGTTCTGTTTCAGCTGGCCTGCAGTCTGCAGAGGCAAAAGATGGAAG AAAGTGAGTCGTACACCAACTTCCAGGATCAAGAGTTTGAGTTTGAAGAGCATCCACCTGCTCAAGGCAAGTGtccttga